From a region of the Fischerella sp. JS2 genome:
- the cas3 gene encoding type I-D CRISPR-associated helicase Cas3' → MSNQKLVIRLEPRSISACASTDKIPFIKNALQHQLDVFEQSKDADIILDLAPTGTGKTKAGLAVLKHQPNKSAVYIAPTNALIEQQTEAAKQFVQDANLPHVVKAASAKDVKSWPNEKVGRRSGEKLYNVLRNPTTVFDDVGANTPILLVTNPDIFYYATFFAYHKLDKGNIAAGFYTKFSTVIFDEFHLYDAKQLVGMLFYLAYSHVFRFFQNGRKVVLLTATPEPACELALENLKQAGVKIARIDGEAGNNNLLPSQTAVNLELRPQPDSKEEWIAELATEVVHRLRERPNENGAVILDSLDNINLLKKVLDNQGLTDYIGRITGPAPKPDRQKAMQCQIILATSTVDVGFNFERNPEPTRQNLDWLIFSARDRAAFWQRIGRVGRVLGKTETNVDSEAIAYLPANAWEEGLTSLNTTRGRTALKDVLDTLPCLDKPFLTAYWRSEAFLEIARPLLELEEVFENLGGAELISKLFETLKSVLGGNRTWEYYRHRMKVLRGAETIAKESLEKLKKDWKYIKGGQAFVRTFIKTKFPEDWDDLQAGRTTLDAYEDLFKEDDEALAHLKEFAEVFSTSYAPLFSFRYSLFESLPICDPHGLVLDESEVTQLDPFHLLRYYEFAQNGDYIEVTSRATETYQLSFRLRYHDTWQEFISTQLNKLTAFKNCQIIRSAGGAIHPTPLIKALNKHLLPGVIICPRTNASVIFQLNRQGITSYLIAIICNDAEKEYRFFSGLSGILTMAMKFKQLRLPDDEVFIAG, encoded by the coding sequence ATGAGTAATCAAAAATTAGTTATTAGGTTGGAACCTCGTAGTATTTCAGCTTGTGCATCAACAGATAAAATACCATTTATCAAGAATGCACTACAACATCAACTAGATGTATTTGAACAATCAAAAGATGCAGATATTATCCTTGATTTAGCACCAACTGGCACAGGTAAAACCAAAGCAGGATTAGCAGTATTAAAACATCAGCCGAATAAAAGTGCTGTTTACATTGCTCCAACTAATGCTTTAATTGAACAACAAACAGAAGCAGCAAAACAGTTTGTACAGGATGCTAATTTACCTCATGTTGTGAAAGCTGCTTCGGCTAAAGATGTTAAAAGCTGGCCTAACGAGAAAGTCGGCAGACGTTCAGGAGAAAAACTATATAATGTTTTGCGAAATCCCACAACAGTTTTTGATGATGTGGGGGCAAACACACCAATTCTCTTGGTCACAAATCCTGATATTTTCTATTATGCAACTTTCTTTGCATATCACAAGCTAGATAAAGGTAATATTGCTGCTGGCTTTTACACCAAATTTTCTACAGTCATTTTTGATGAATTTCATCTCTACGATGCTAAACAGCTAGTAGGAATGCTGTTTTATCTTGCCTATTCTCACGTTTTTCGCTTTTTTCAAAATGGACGTAAGGTAGTGTTGCTGACAGCAACACCAGAACCAGCTTGTGAATTAGCATTGGAAAATTTGAAACAGGCTGGTGTGAAGATAGCGAGAATTGATGGAGAAGCAGGTAATAATAATCTTTTACCATCACAAACAGCAGTGAATTTGGAATTAAGACCCCAACCAGATAGTAAGGAAGAGTGGATAGCAGAGTTAGCAACAGAAGTTGTCCATCGTTTGCGAGAAAGACCAAATGAGAATGGTGCGGTAATTCTTGATTCTCTCGATAATATTAATCTTCTCAAAAAAGTTTTGGACAATCAAGGACTTACTGATTATATCGGACGCATTACAGGCCCTGCACCCAAACCAGATAGACAAAAGGCTATGCAATGTCAAATAATATTGGCTACTAGCACTGTAGATGTAGGATTTAACTTTGAAAGAAATCCTGAACCAACAAGACAAAATTTAGACTGGTTAATTTTTTCGGCACGCGATCGCGCCGCATTTTGGCAGAGAATTGGTAGAGTAGGGCGTGTTTTAGGTAAAACTGAAACTAACGTTGACTCAGAGGCTATTGCTTACTTACCTGCTAACGCTTGGGAAGAAGGCTTAACTTCTCTTAATACCACTAGAGGACGTACAGCACTAAAAGATGTACTTGATACACTTCCCTGTCTGGATAAGCCTTTTTTAACAGCTTACTGGCGTTCAGAAGCATTTCTAGAAATTGCCCGTCCTTTACTGGAATTGGAAGAAGTTTTTGAAAATCTAGGAGGTGCTGAATTAATTTCTAAACTGTTTGAGACTTTAAAATCAGTTTTGGGAGGAAATCGTACTTGGGAATACTATCGCCACAGAATGAAAGTTTTACGGGGTGCTGAAACTATAGCTAAAGAGTCTCTAGAAAAATTAAAAAAAGACTGGAAATACATCAAAGGTGGCCAGGCTTTTGTCCGAACATTTATTAAAACTAAATTCCCTGAAGATTGGGATGATTTACAAGCTGGACGTACAACTTTAGACGCGTACGAAGACCTGTTTAAAGAAGATGATGAAGCACTAGCGCATTTAAAAGAATTTGCTGAAGTTTTTAGTACAAGCTATGCCCCATTATTTAGTTTTCGCTATAGTCTTTTTGAAAGCCTTCCCATTTGTGATCCTCATGGTTTAGTGCTAGATGAATCGGAAGTAACTCAATTAGATCCTTTTCATCTATTGCGCTATTACGAATTTGCCCAAAATGGTGACTATATTGAAGTAACCAGCCGTGCTACTGAAACCTATCAATTGAGTTTTAGACTACGTTATCATGATACTTGGCAAGAGTTTATTAGTACACAACTTAACAAATTAACAGCCTTCAAAAATTGTCAAATTATCCGTAGCGCTGGAGGGGCAATACACCCAACGCCCCTAATAAAAGCTTTAAACAAACATCTTTTACCAGGCGTAATTATTTGCCCAAGAACAAACGCTTCTGTAATTTTTCAGTTAAACAGGCAAGGAATTACTTCTTACCTAATAGCAATTATTTGCAATGACGCGGAGAAAGAATATAGATTTTTTTCAGGCTTGTCAGGAATCTTAACAATGGCTATGAAATTTAAACAGCTACGTCTCCCAGATGATGAAGTGTTTATCGCTGGTTAG
- the cas6 gene encoding CRISPR-associated endoribonuclease Cas6: MPHSLVLNLIPKSPIYPNYLTGRHYHALFLNLVSSVDRSLGDLLHDSTADKAFTLSPLQVKSSYTGNGSGKRGYVNQKNYTLQWQQDKPIPPGTPCWWRISLLDDTLFSQLTPLWLNINPEHGWHLGSADLYITSILGTPQSTQPWANACTYKQLYEQASESDRTISLTFTTPTAFRQGKYDTTLPTRECVFNSLLGRWNKYSGIEFANLFLDPIFPSFVNIHTEILADSRSKFIGIVGEVNYRILGEAEPIQIKQINTLADFALYAGVGRKTTMGMGMTRRING, encoded by the coding sequence ATGCCACACAGTCTTGTTCTGAATCTCATTCCCAAGTCTCCCATCTATCCTAATTATCTGACTGGTAGACATTACCACGCACTGTTTTTAAATCTTGTGAGTTCGGTTGATAGAAGTTTGGGTGACTTACTCCACGACTCCACCGCCGACAAAGCTTTTACTCTTTCCCCTTTACAAGTGAAGTCAAGTTATACAGGCAATGGTAGTGGCAAGCGAGGATATGTAAACCAAAAAAATTACACTCTGCAATGGCAACAAGATAAACCCATTCCCCCAGGTACTCCCTGTTGGTGGCGTATCTCCCTATTAGACGACACTCTTTTTAGCCAACTCACCCCACTTTGGCTGAATATTAATCCCGAACATGGTTGGCACTTGGGTTCTGCGGATTTGTACATTACTAGTATTCTCGGTACTCCCCAATCAACTCAACCTTGGGCTAATGCTTGTACTTACAAGCAATTATATGAGCAAGCAAGTGAGAGCGATCGCACAATTTCCCTTACCTTCACCACACCCACCGCCTTCCGCCAAGGAAAGTATGATACCACTCTCCCGACGAGAGAATGCGTATTTAATTCTTTACTAGGGCGCTGGAATAAATATAGTGGTATTGAGTTTGCAAATCTTTTTCTTGATCCTATATTTCCCAGTTTTGTCAACATTCATACAGAAATCTTAGCAGACTCTCGCAGTAAATTTATTGGCATTGTTGGAGAAGTTAATTATCGGATTTTGGGAGAAGCTGAACCCATCCAAATCAAGCAAATTAACACTTTAGCTGACTTTGCTTTATATGCTGGAGTTGGACGAAAAACAACGATGGGTATGGGTATGACACGTAGGATTAATGGTTAG
- the cas4 gene encoding CRISPR-associated protein Cas4 produces MNNTEYIPIAALNQYAYCPHRCWRMFCAEEFIDNQYTIEGTSLHERVHTLGDSNREDTWQIRAIYLKSEKYQLIGKSDLIELENSEWYPIEYKQGLKGEWDNDELQVCAQALCLEEMTGKSVTTGYIYYAHSHQRQLVEISEELRQSAIATIKSVQNLLETGIMPTATYSKRCQGCSFYNQCLPQVAEKVRRYQEDI; encoded by the coding sequence ATGAATAATACAGAATATATTCCGATTGCGGCATTAAATCAATATGCTTATTGTCCGCATCGCTGCTGGCGGATGTTTTGTGCAGAAGAATTTATTGATAACCAATATACAATTGAAGGTACAAGTTTACATGAACGTGTACATACTTTGGGTGATAGCAATCGGGAAGATACTTGGCAAATTCGAGCAATTTATTTGAAATCCGAAAAATATCAACTCATTGGAAAATCAGACTTAATTGAATTAGAAAATAGTGAATGGTATCCCATAGAATATAAGCAAGGACTTAAAGGTGAATGGGATAACGATGAGTTACAAGTATGCGCCCAAGCGTTGTGTTTAGAAGAGATGACAGGAAAATCTGTCACCACAGGATATATTTATTATGCCCATTCCCATCAGCGTCAATTAGTGGAGATTTCTGAGGAATTAAGACAAAGTGCGATCGCCACAATTAAATCAGTACAAAATCTCCTAGAAACTGGCATCATGCCAACAGCAACCTATAGCAAACGTTGCCAAGGATGCAGTTTTTACAACCAATGTTTACCACAAGTAGCAGAAAAAGTCAGGCGGTATCAAGAAGATATTTAA
- the cas1d gene encoding type I-D CRISPR-associated endonuclease Cas1d, giving the protein MGTVYITQEDAFIGKVDERLNVKYEKKTILDVPLIKIDGLVVMGRASISPATIAELVNYKIPLTFLTNKGKYIARLEPEMSKNIFLRSAQWKAMGESTQAIHVSKGFVRGKLKNYRQSLLQAQRRYTELNLSAGITQLESAIANLAQATSIDSIRGLEGAGSAAYFSCFNQLIRVENFQFHTRNRRPPTDPVNSLLSLGYALLRHDVQGAINIVGFDPYLGYLHTERYGRPSLALDLMEEFRPVIVDAVVLAAINRRILVPTDFITEPVSNAVSLTKEGLHKFLRLYQEKKQTKFKHPVMQKQYTYQESFEIQARLLAKYLMGEIEKYPPLVMK; this is encoded by the coding sequence ATGGGTACAGTATATATTACACAAGAAGATGCTTTTATCGGTAAAGTTGATGAAAGGCTTAACGTTAAATATGAGAAAAAAACAATTTTAGATGTGCCTTTAATCAAAATTGATGGTTTGGTAGTTATGGGAAGAGCAAGTATTTCTCCTGCTACGATTGCTGAATTAGTTAATTACAAAATTCCTCTAACTTTCTTGACAAATAAGGGTAAATATATTGCTCGTTTAGAACCAGAAATGAGTAAGAATATTTTCTTACGTTCTGCCCAGTGGAAAGCTATGGGAGAATCAACACAAGCGATTCATGTTAGCAAAGGATTTGTGAGAGGAAAGTTAAAGAACTATCGCCAAAGTTTATTACAAGCACAACGCCGATATACAGAACTGAATTTAAGTGCTGGTATCACTCAGTTAGAAAGTGCGATCGCAAATCTCGCTCAAGCTACATCTATTGATTCTATTCGGGGTTTAGAAGGTGCAGGTAGTGCCGCGTATTTTAGTTGTTTTAATCAACTTATTCGCGTTGAGAATTTTCAATTCCACACTCGCAACCGTCGTCCTCCCACTGATCCAGTCAACTCTTTGTTAAGTTTGGGCTATGCATTATTACGTCATGATGTGCAGGGTGCAATTAATATTGTTGGCTTCGATCCATATTTAGGATATTTACATACAGAGCGTTATGGCAGACCATCTTTAGCACTAGATTTAATGGAAGAATTTCGTCCTGTAATTGTCGATGCAGTAGTATTAGCAGCAATCAATCGTCGCATTCTTGTACCTACAGACTTTATTACCGAACCAGTCAGTAATGCTGTTTCTCTTACTAAAGAAGGCTTACATAAATTTTTACGACTATATCAAGAAAAGAAGCAAACAAAGTTTAAACATCCTGTCATGCAAAAGCAATACACTTATCAAGAATCTTTTGAAATACAAGCAAGATTACTTGCAAAATACCTCATGGGCGAAATTGAAAAATATCCGCCATTGGTAATGAAGTAA
- the cas2 gene encoding CRISPR-associated endonuclease Cas2, translated as MFIVVSYDIPEDKRRTKIHKVLKSYGQWMQYSVFECNLTETQYAKLRARLAKFIKADEDSIRFYFLCACCQGKIERIGGEMPMDTTVFFA; from the coding sequence ATGTTTATTGTTGTCAGTTACGATATCCCAGAAGATAAACGTCGTACCAAAATCCACAAAGTTCTCAAGTCTTATGGACAGTGGATGCAGTATTCTGTGTTTGAGTGCAACCTAACTGAAACCCAGTATGCTAAACTGAGGGCGCGGCTAGCAAAATTCATTAAAGCCGATGAAGACAGCATCCGCTTCTATTTTCTTTGTGCTTGCTGTCAGGGTAAGATTGAGCGCATTGGCGGCGAAATGCCAATGGATACTACAGTGTTTTTTGCTTAG
- a CDS encoding IS4 family transposase translates to MLVWLLQNQKQVRIERLAATLPLPIQQNSRRRYLQRFLKLNTLSVVLLWFPIIKEIISRLSKAGSQVIVALDRTQWKENNVLMVSVIYQKRAWPIYWCLLEKDGSSNLTEQQKVLRPVIRLLKKYKLVIIGDREFHSIELANWLHKQNVGFVFRQKQDTTFRQKRRSFQPLKSIEVYPGIQQFYSGVSITQKRGFARFNLAVYWRRKYRNKQESSPWYLLTNLPDCETAIKIYKQRFGIEAMFGDCKTGGYNLEGSKANPDRLVRLIFLIALAMTSAWLYGQRTKFQKQESYTNLKKECDRW, encoded by the coding sequence ATGTTGGTGTGGTTACTACAAAATCAAAAGCAAGTAAGAATAGAAAGACTAGCAGCCACACTACCTTTACCTATACAACAAAACAGTCGTAGACGGTATTTACAAAGGTTTCTAAAGCTGAATACCTTGAGTGTAGTGTTGCTATGGTTTCCCATCATTAAAGAAATAATTAGTAGGCTTTCTAAAGCTGGCTCACAAGTGATTGTCGCACTGGACAGAACACAATGGAAAGAAAATAACGTGTTAATGGTGAGTGTGATTTACCAAAAAAGAGCGTGGCCAATATATTGGTGCTTACTAGAAAAAGATGGTAGCAGTAATCTCACTGAACAGCAAAAAGTATTACGTCCAGTAATTCGACTCCTAAAAAAATACAAATTAGTTATTATTGGGGATAGAGAATTTCACAGTATAGAACTAGCAAATTGGCTGCACAAACAGAATGTAGGCTTTGTATTCCGCCAAAAACAGGATACCACTTTTCGCCAAAAAAGACGCTCCTTTCAGCCGTTAAAGAGTATTGAAGTTTATCCGGGAATCCAACAGTTTTATTCTGGAGTCAGTATCACTCAAAAACGAGGATTTGCTAGATTTAATTTAGCAGTCTATTGGAGGCGAAAATATCGAAATAAACAAGAATCATCACCTTGGTATTTACTAACTAATCTACCCGATTGTGAAACTGCTATCAAAATTTACAAACAGCGTTTTGGTATTGAAGCTATGTTCGGTGATTGCAAAACAGGGGGTTATAATCTTGAAGGCTCTAAAGCCAACCCTGATAGACTTGTGCGTTTAATTTTCTTAATTGCTTTGGCCATGACGAGTGCTTGGTTATATGGACAAAGAACTAAATTTCAAAAACAAGAATCTTATACCAATTTGAAAAAAGAATGCGACAGATGGTAA
- a CDS encoding helix-turn-helix domain-containing protein produces the protein MVGVTQIEIVDSVEELEKLLRHQKQSRSKERIQALYLIKGQEMSVSEIAKILGKHRATVHRWLADYREGGIEAVVEFGTSSGRKRAIPDWAVSSLKKQLEQPEGGFQRYTQIQHWLEKTLGVQAEYATVHHLARYRLKAKLKVPRPRNRKQDEEKLESFKKNSVMTCN, from the coding sequence ATGGTAGGGGTAACACAGATCGAGATAGTTGATAGTGTCGAGGAACTAGAGAAGTTGCTCAGACATCAAAAACAGTCTCGGAGCAAAGAACGTATACAAGCCCTATATCTGATTAAAGGGCAAGAAATGAGTGTAAGTGAGATTGCTAAAATCTTGGGAAAACATCGAGCTACAGTACATCGATGGTTGGCAGATTATCGAGAAGGAGGAATTGAGGCGGTTGTTGAATTTGGAACGAGTTCAGGTCGAAAAAGAGCAATACCAGATTGGGCTGTATCGAGTTTGAAAAAACAACTCGAACAACCAGAAGGTGGGTTTCAACGGTACACACAAATACAACATTGGTTAGAAAAAACCTTGGGTGTGCAAGCTGAGTACGCAACTGTACATCATCTGGCACGTTACAGGCTCAAAGCCAAGCTGAAAGTCCCACGTCCGCGTAACCGAAAACAGGACGAAGAAAAACTAGAGTCTTTTAAAAAAAACTCGGTGATGACTTGCAATTAA
- a CDS encoding IS630 family transposase → MQLIAQYSAIILPQYENIRYFVQDESRFGLKTIEGRKITLPGVKPIGDWQWQFKAFWLYGAVEPLTGESLFWQFSHVDTECYQQFLNEFAACYPKSLNILQVDNGLFHKAKRLQIPENIVLLFQPAHSPELNPIERVWEYLKQDLKWELFDHLEHLQTKVAQLLALLTPQIAASLTGYDFILNALSVANIF, encoded by the coding sequence TTGCAATTAATTGCTCAATACAGTGCCATTATCTTGCCCCAGTACGAAAATATTCGTTATTTTGTACAAGATGAGAGTCGATTTGGACTCAAAACCATTGAAGGACGTAAAATTACTCTTCCCGGAGTTAAGCCTATTGGTGATTGGCAGTGGCAATTTAAAGCGTTCTGGCTATATGGAGCAGTTGAACCACTTACTGGGGAAAGTTTATTTTGGCAGTTTTCTCATGTTGATACCGAATGCTACCAACAATTTTTGAACGAGTTCGCTGCCTGTTATCCCAAATCACTTAACATTCTCCAAGTTGATAACGGCTTATTTCATAAAGCTAAACGTTTACAAATTCCAGAGAATATTGTTCTTTTGTTCCAGCCTGCTCATTCTCCTGAACTGAATCCCATAGAGCGCGTTTGGGAATATCTCAAGCAAGACTTGAAATGGGAGCTATTTGATCACCTGGAGCATCTGCAAACCAAGGTTGCTCAACTCCTAGCTCTCCTCACTCCTCAAATTGCTGCTTCTTTGACTGGTTATGACTTCATCCTCAATGCCTTATCTGTCGCAAAC